A stretch of the Stegostoma tigrinum isolate sSteTig4 chromosome 34, sSteTig4.hap1, whole genome shotgun sequence genome encodes the following:
- the LOC125467710 gene encoding LOW QUALITY PROTEIN: interferon-induced very large GTPase 1-like (The sequence of the model RefSeq protein was modified relative to this genomic sequence to represent the inferred CDS: deleted 3 bases in 2 codons; substituted 3 bases at 3 genomic stop codons) yields MHKSYKSERTSLVPTQELQGAHTTLDHPELLDTKLTQKLAESDTKVQTESFQKGSASGSSLHDLVGDKKMTTEESSIQSKREDKDCEDLYHPLDINVPIFLCTDPFLQQELMVKMSLCQFALPLLLPAGNKGCTFLLWALCSIVKKWCPLSLQHCAGFKEANMVTTNIPIFSFIQLGSCSISKSKVLNNVLSSSXQHHNFFIHYNRDCGDFPRRISDGLIELCWYLPSGSEELNLFPEPITXLNLRGDAKELHTQVQFLTNISSAVFIWIDNINSALSKILKTPCPVSSECLHSAHWEQCALEITHQQETGQGPRSLEKLALTARDMEIVIGEDNDLCSQGKTRSGNIYNCNKAEAINQYKKALHEKSQQQSTKQKDSTTSDQLQELDQPIITNSLELEHFMQEIGLIYEALINQNNHNEEERHLQTLTHTAADLMLDGFPLECIDGNISNIPLQWVTDVLEAVEDRIGREASVFVLTVLGVQTTGMSTHLNTTFGLQFAVSSGRCTQGAYMQLGKITQDLLMELGCGYIMMIDTEGLKAPGLSEIDDSYEHDNEHAALVIRLSDIALINMAMENSTEMQDVLQIVVHAFIRMREVGKRPVCYFVHQNVSDVAAHDQNIRGCRHRPEHLDVMTQAATEMXKCDREFSKFSDVLEYVAMENNWNIPGLWHGNPPMAAVSRGLSHRVFELKNRVFQNLKEKRNEGRLWTIFELITKSLWKAVKYENFIFSFQNSLVAEAYKELSVPYTDLEWEQRKGMYFFLERIYGFAVKQYKEMHDTYQNNNDPLEQLQKEKAAYCQSFKDIYWEKDQTKQRTELMGTADCPFCEVLCACKNREYTQHSAEYHQSRGLNGYKYATTKVLTSENCTTSVAGESIFQNDDTDGNWFPYKKYRDLNDRYSHWNIPPNTSIKTLAFWKWVFYKYNTKFANKYSAMPADSISSWGLSWNKLKKTLKINTM; encoded by the exons atgcataaatcatACAAAAGTGAGCGTACTTCTCTAG TTCCAACTCAAGAACTCCAAGGAGCTCATACCACACTGGATCACCCAGAACTCCTGGATACTAAACTGACACAAAAGTTAGCTGAATCTGATACAAAGGTCCAAACAGAGTCTTTTCAAAAAGGATCAGCGTCTGGATCAAGTCTGCATGACTTAGTGGGAGATAAGAAAATGACAACTGAAGAGAGCAGCATTCAATCCAAAAGAG aagATAAAGATTGTGAAGATTTATACCATCCCCTGGATATCAATGTGCCTATTTTCCTGTGTACTGACCCATTCCTGCAGCAGGAGCTGATGGTAAAGATGTCCCTGTGCCAGTTTGCGTTGCCACTATTACTGCCGGCCGGTAACAAGGGCTGCACCTTCCTACTGTGGGCCCTGTGCTCCATTGTGAAGAAGTGGTGCCCCCTCTCACTCCAACATTGTGCAGGCTTTAAGGAAGCAAACATGGTGACTACCAACATTCCCAtcttttccttcatccaactcGGTTCCTGTTCCATCTCCAAATCGAAGGTTCTAAATAATGTTCTCAGCTCCTCCTAGCAACATCACAACTTCTTCATCCATTACAATAGGGATTGTGGTGATTTCCCTCGCAGGATTTCTGATGGTCTGATCGAGTTGTGCTGGTACCTGCCCAGTGGAAGTGAGGAATTGAATCTTTTCCCAGAGCCAATAACCTAATTAAACCTTCGAGGTGATGCTAAAGAGCTGCACACACaggttcagtttctgacaaacatCTCTTCAGCTGTTTTTATATGGATTGATAATATCAACAGTGCTTTAAGCAAAATCCTGAAAACACCTTGCCCAGTCTCCAGCGAGTGCCTACATAGTGCTCACTGGGAACAGTGT GCCTTGGAAATAACCCATCAACAGGAGACTGGTCAGGGCCCCAGGAGCCTGGAGAAACTGGCATTAACTGCAAGGGACATGGAGATTGTAATAGGTGAGGACAATGACCTGTGTTCACAGGGTAAAACAAGATCTGGAAACATTTATAATTGTAATAAAGCAGAAGCTATTAACCAGTACAAA AAAGCTCTGCATGAGAAATCTCAGCAACAGTCAACAAAGCAGAAAGATTCTACAACCAGTGATCAGCTACAGGAATTGGACCAACCGATAATTACCAACTCTCTTGAACTCGAACACTTCATGCAAGAAATCGGACTAATTTATGAAGCATTGATAAATCAGAATAATCACAATGAGGAGGAGAGACACTTG CAAACATTAACTCACACTGCTGCTGACCTAATGTTAGATGGATTCCCTCTAGAGTGCATTGATGGAAATATTTCCAATATCCCTTTACAGTGGGTCACTGATGTCCTGGAGGCAGTTGAAGACAGGATTGGCAGAGAGGCCAGTGTGTTTGTGCTGACGGTGCTGGGAGTACAGACCACAGGCATGTCCACACATCTCAACACCACGTTTGGTTTGCAGTTTGCTGTGAGCAGTGGGCGATGTACCCAAGGGGCCTACATGCAGCTTGGTAAAATCACACAAGATCTGCTGATGGAGCTGGGCTGTGGGTACATCATGATGATCGACACTGAGGGGCTGAAAGCACCAGGGCTGTCAGAAATCGACGACAGCTATGAACATGACAATGAGCATGCCGCACTGGTGATCAGGTTAAGTGATATAGCGTTGATAAACATGGCCATGGAAAACTCTACTGAGATGCAGGATGTGCTGCAGATAGTGGTCCATGCATTTATACGGATGAGAGAAGTGGGGAAAAGGCCGGTTTGTTATTTTGTTCACCAGAATGTGAGTGACGTGGCTGCTCATGATCAGAATATCAGAGGCTGCAGACATCGGCCGGAACATCTGGATGTGATGACACAAGCAGCGACTGAAATGTAAAAATGTGATCGAGAGTTCAGCAAGTTCTCGGATGTGTTGGAGTATGTTGCAATGGAGAATAACTGGAACATCCCAGGGCTGTGGCATGGGAATCCACCCATGGCAGCTGTCAGTAGGGGCCTG AGTCACAGGGTGTTTGAGCTGAAGAACAGGGTTTTTCAGAATCTGAAAGAGAAGAGAAATGAAGGGAGGCTGTGGACCATATTTGAATTAATCACTAAATCCCTGTGGAAGGCAGTGAA atacgaGAATTTCATCTTCAGTTTCCAGAACAGTTTGGTAGCTGAAGCTTACAAGGAACTTTCTGTCCCATACACAGACCTGGAGTGGGAACAGAGGAAGGGTATGTACTTCTTCCTGGAAAGG ATATATGGGTTTGCTGTTAAACAATATAAAGAAATGCATGATACATACCAAAACAACAATGATCCCCTGGAGCAGTTACAAAAGGAGAAAGCTGCTTATTGCCAAAGCTTTAAGGATATCTACTGGGAAAAAGATCAAACCAAACAGAGAACAGaactaatgggaactgcagat TGTCCCTTTTGTGAAGTCCTGTGCGCTTGTAAAAATAGAGAATACACACAGCACAGCGCTGAATATCACCAGAGCAGAGGACTGAATGGATACAAATATGCTACTACCAAGGTACTGACATCAGAGAATTGTACAACAAGTGTTGCAGGTGAGAGCATTTTCCAGAATGATGATACTGATGGGAATTGGTTTCCTTACAAGAAATACAGGGATCTCAATGACCGGTACAGTCACTGGAATATTCCACCCAATACCAGCATCAAAACATTAGCCTTTTGGAAATGGGTGTTCTACAAATACAACACCAAATTTGCTAATAAATACTCTGCCATGCCAGCAGACAGCATTTCTAGTTGGGGCTTGTCCTGGAACAAATTGAAAAAGACATTGAAGATAAATACAATGTGA